From the Camelus bactrianus isolate YW-2024 breed Bactrian camel chromosome 4, ASM4877302v1, whole genome shotgun sequence genome, the window cattgatttctctctgtgtgtttacctatttttctgcttcatttatttctgcttttatctgtaattagttccttccttctgcttacatTAGACTCAACTTATTCTTTAAACTTGTTCATTAGATATCTTAGGGTAGAAGCTTTATACACTGATTTtaaacctttcttcttttctaatattattatttaacgttataaatagcatttattgagatatatcccacaaattttgagATGTTATGTTTTAATGTTTGATTCACAGCATTTCTGATCTCTCATATTTCTCTGACCCATGGGTTTTTTACAACTGTGATGTTTAATATTCAAATAGTTGtaatttttccaaatatctttttgttactgatttctaatttaatttagtTATGATCAGAGACTAGACTTTATGTGATTTCACTATTTTTCTGTCCCGCCTCCTTTTTCTGGGTatccaattatatatatattggacTGCTTGTTGTTGTCCACTCTCTGTTCATTTGTgttcagtcttctttttttttctcttttctcatgagAGTAGCAATTACTGAGAAAAGAGATTTGAAATTTCCAGTtgtagatttgtctatttcttattTCAGTTATCTCAGTTTCTGCTTCATGTGTTCTGATGCTCTGTtatcacatgcacacacacttagGGTGCATACACACTTGGTGATTtgactcctttatcattatgCAGAGTCTCCTGTTACCCCTGGTCATAACTCTTGTTCTGAGatctgtttttttctgtaatactATCACATACatctccagctttcttttcattactGTATGTATGGTGTACTTTTTTTagtcttttacttttaacctatccATGCCTTCATATTTAAATAGGTTTCTTATAGATAACATAtcatagggttttgttttttttaattaagtatggCAATCTCTTTTATTTGAAATGTggagaccatttacatttaatgtaactTTAATATTATTGGATGTAAATCTACCATTTTGCTATTTACTAattgtttcatttgttctttgttcctttttttttttttttgcaccttgTTTTGGACGGAGAATTTTTTATGATTCTGTTTTTATCTTCACAATGGGTTTATTAGCtataattctgttttattttttatagtttatttgggttttaaagtatatttctaaCTTATCAATTCATCCTTCAGAGGATGTCAAATGCCCACTTTGCATACTGTGTGAAAAACTTTCAATGAAATTCTATTTCCCTTTCCTAGTCTCTCAGCTATTGTTGTCATATAGTTTACATGTACATATAATTCCAATTCATTGATATTATTTTCCAATGAGCAGTCAGTTATCTTgttaaagagattaaaaatgaaggaaaacattttttatatcCATACATTTGCAGTTTCCAgaactcttcatttctttctgtagATCCAAATTCTTAAtgtgatgtcatttttttttaatacccaaAGAACTTCCTTCAGTATTTCTTACAGTTACaggtctggttttttttttgtttgttttttgtttttttttttttttttgtccttattttaccTCCGTTTGTGAAAGATAATATCgctagatttaaaatttttaggttgatattttattttaatactttgttCTGTTGCCTCCTGGGTCTGTGGTTCTTATTTTTGTTCACCTGTACTTAATTTCCCCCCATTTCTGGCTGCATTTAAGAGTTTCTCTTGTCATTGGTTTTCAACAATTTGATTATGGTGCTGTGCCTTGATggtgttttctttatgtttattctgctTGGGGTCAATTGAGCCTTTAGAATCTGAGTTTATAATTTTCATCCAGTTTGGAAAAATTGGCCACGTCTGCAATAATTTTTCCCTCTCTCACCCCCTTTTTCTGGTTCTCTAATTATATGTGTGTTAACCTGCTTGTTATTGTCcgtgctgtttgtttattttcagtcttttaccCTCTGGTTTTCATGTTGAATAGCTCTTTTGCTCTGTCTCCaacttcactgatttttttttcttttcttctgtggcATCTAATCAACTTTTATCCCATGCAGTGCATTTTTCCTgtaccatttatttttatatttagaagttCCACTTGAGTGGTtagtatttagttttttttttttccttccatctttcatttctctccttgTGATATCTCCGAGCATATTTATGATAATTTTACAATAGCTGTTGTAAGCTTCTTATTGGCTAATTCCATcatctctgtcctttctgggtctgtttctattgatTGGTTTTTCTCATGGTTATAAGTCATACTTTCCTACTATTTTGAATGTCTGGTACTTATTAAGACAATTGATGTGGTGAATTTTATATTGTTAGGTGccaggttttatatttttaaaagagtattaaACTTTGGCTTACAGTTCGTTTCTTGGGATCGCCTTAATACTTAAAGGGTTGCTCTTAAAATGTCCTATGGCAGGTCCAATGTCCTAGGGCAGCCCTAGATCTGGGGCTAATTTAGCCCTGCAGTAGGGGGACTGTGTCCAGTTTCTCATACATTGAGGTCTCTCCATTCTGGTTGAGGGGACACAAATTATTTCCCCCATGTGGGAGCTCTGAGAATTATCAGCCTACTGTGTTTTTGTGATTCTTTCCCCAGTCCTGTGGAATTTGACCCTCTGCGTAGGAAGACGAGTTTCAGCAAAGACGCCGGGGTAGTTTCCAGAGCTCCCTCTTTTTGTCACTCCCTCCTCGTTGGTACTTTTCCCAGTAAATTCTACCTGTTTGGGGCCTCCCTGAACTTTGATCTCTGTCTCTTCAGCAGGACCGCTGGGCTCTGTTCAGTTCCCTGCCCCTATGTTGCAGCTTGAAAACTGCCTCCAGGCAGCAAGCGGGACAGTCAGAGCGTGTactgaatttgtttctttttctgggatCACACCCTGGGTTGCTTGTCTGAAAGCAGTCATATCATGATTTGTAGCTGTTTGCATCTGGAGGGCAGTTCCCACGGCCAGTCATGCTTCACGGGCAGAAGTGGAAGTCCCTCCCCATCTGTCTTTGATGCATAAATTTCTTCCTTATTTGACCTGTGAGTCtaagatacatatatacatatgtatatatgaatacatatgaAATTATGATTAGAGCTTGCTTTTCATCATCTTGTGCATTTTCCTGTGTTACTCTAGTCTACGTGACCACATTTCTAGTGGCTGCAAAATATTCCTCTGAGTGCATGTCCCAGAGTCTCTTAACTAGTCTTGCAGGGCTGACTGAACACGTAGAAGTTGGGGAAGTCTTTTCTCTAGGCATGAAAAGTGTGGCCTTGACCTCCAAGGCCTGATGCCTTTGACTGAGAAGAATGGAAGGCATCTGGCAACCCTGAACCAGGGCCACTGATGACTTGTTCATATCCTCAGGTTGTGAATTCTACCTGTAGGATGATGTCTCAAGGAGATACACCTACATCAACAACAAAAGAGCACAGAGAAACAGTATTATTAGAATTTTAGGCTAGTAGGTCCATAGCAGAACAGTAAAAATTACGGAGATGGCACAGCCTAGAAACTCAGGGCTTGGAGTGGAGTAGAGCATTCTTGGAATATTGTATGATAAAAGCTTGTATGCTTGTTTGTGATGACAAGCGTGTAACTCAGACCATTTCTACTTAGAAATGTCAAGGGGTAACCATGAGTAGAGGAGAATAGGCATATGGCTGTTACTTATAACTGAATACAAGTGCAAGTGCACAAGTTAACAAAAATTAGGGAAATGCACGGAGAAGGCATCTAGGAACCAGAAGGCCTGAGATGTCTGGCCCAGCTCTGCTGTTGGTtttctgtgtgatcttgggcaaatcctCTCCTATAATGGACTTCAGTTTCCACTTCCTACATGTAATGAGGGGGTTGGGAATTTCATACTCCGTGTCACATGGGGCTTTGGTTTTGTTGTGTTCATTTAATAACTGTTTAGTAAATATactgaaaagatgaaaaagcaCTCTCTAAAGAAGCGAGAGTGTGAGATGCTCTTGGTCTCTTGCAGTGTTAGGGGCACCCCTTCCCCTAGCTCAGAGCTAGAGCTTTGGCTGTAGGAGGGTGTGTTGGCGGGCAGTGAGGGATGGGGAGGCTCCCAGCCATGCTCGGAATCCAGCAGATCCCATTCACCGAGCGCTCACTccgtgccaggcaccatgcccTGCTCTTTCCCTGCTTTAGCTCTTACTAGTTCTTCCAGCAACTGTGACATCCGGgtgattatcttcattttaccaaGTGATGAAAATGAGGCTTTGCAGGCATCAGATAGTTGTCTAAGTAGCCAGGATTTGTCCCAGAGGCCAGTCTCACCTTCACCCACATGCTCTGGTTCTCACCTTGTTAGCCGGCAGGCCTCTTGCACCTCAGGGAAACACACTGTCCCCTTTGTGCCCCCAGCGGACAACGAAAACAACATTGCCTCTAACCAGTCCCGATCGCCACCTGCTGTCGTGGAAGAGAAGTGGAAGCCCCAGGCCCAGAGGAACAGTGCCAACAACAGTAGGTCTCTCCCAGGCTGGAGCCCGGGGCTGATGGAAGtctgccccacccacctccagccccctctCTGCTCGGTCCCCTCTGCCCCCTATCCCCACCCCGTGCCTCCCGTGAGGATGCAAGACCACACATAACAGTTTCCAAAGCACTTTCACACCTAAGACCCTGTTGGTGGGAGTTCTGACCTCACGGGATGGACAGAGATGGCCCAGGGAAAAGTGATCtgtttgtggtcagagaacacaaATTAGTGACAGAATCAGAATTAGAATGCACTCTCCACAGTTTCTCTTGTCTGCTTTTTCTTGACACTGCAGTCTCATGTATTTTATTCAATAGAGGCTCCTTTATTAGAGAAGATTTTTATACTGAGGAAGAGATTAGACTAGTTGGCTCCAAAGGTCCAGGTAAATGATGCATGCAGCAAGTATGTTGCACACATACCACTATAGTCTGTTCCCATACCCATGGCAGGCATTACTAATCAATCAGAGACCGTTATTCCTGTAACACTGTCACATGTTAAAGATGGCCAGCACCACCAATTTGTGTGCAAGATGAAATCTATTCATAATTCCTAATACTAGATGCTTTGAGTATTAGGCTGCTGCCAGACCAAGGAGCCCTGAATGCCAGCATTAATCACACCTCTCTTTGTGTCCTCCTCCAGCCACAAGTAGTGGTTTAACACCCAACAGCATGATCCCGGAGAAGGAGCGGCAGAACATCGCGGAGCGGCTCCTGCGGGTCATGTGCGCCGACCTGGGTGCGCTGAGCGTGGTGAGCGGGAAGGAGTTCCTGAAGCTGGCCCAGACGCTGGTGGACAGCGGTGCCCGCTACGGGGCCTTCTCGGTCACCGAGATCCTGGGCAATTTCAACACGCTGGCGCTGAAGCACCTGCCGCGCATGTACAACCAGGTGAAGGTGAAGGTGACGTGCGCCTTGGGCAGCAACGCCTGCCTGGGCATCGGCGTCACCTGCCACTCACAGAGCGTTGGCCCGGACTCCTGCTACATCCTCACAGCCTACCAGGCGGAGGGCAACCACATCAAGAGCTACGTGCTGGGCGTGAAGGGCGCGGACATTCGCGACAGTGGCGACCTGGTGCACCACTGGGTGCAGAACGTGCTGTCGGAGTTCGTGATGTCAGAGATCAGGACAGTGTACGTGACGGACTGCCGGGTGAGCGCATCCGCCTTTTCCAAGGCCGGCATGTGCCTTCGCTGCTCAGCCTGTGCCTTGAACTCGGTGGTACAGAGCGTGCTGAGCAAGCGGACGCTGCAGGCCcgcagcatgcacgaggtcatcgAGCTGCTCAACGTGTGTGAGGACCTGGCGGGCTCCACCGGCCTCGCCAAGGAGACCTTCGGCTCGCTGGAGGAGACCTCGCCGCCGCCCTGCTGGAACTCAGTCACGGACTCGCTGCTGCTGGTGCACGAGCGCTACGAGCAGATCTGCGAGTTCTACAGCCGCGCCAAGAAGATGAACCTCATCCAGAGCCTCAATAAGCACCTGCTCAGCAACCTGGCCGCCATCCTGACACCGGTGAAGCAGGCGGTCATTGAGCTGAGCAACGAGAGCCAGCCCACTCTGCAGCTGGTGCTGCCCACCTACGTCAGGCTGGAGAAGCTGTTCACGGCTAAGGCCAATGACGCGGGCACCGTCAGCAAGCTGTGCCACCTCTTCCTGGAGGCGCTCAAGGAGAACTTCAAAGTGCACCCAGCGCACAAGGTGGCCATGATCCTGGACCCGCAGCAGAAGCTGCGGCCCGTCCCGCCCTACCAGCACGAGGAGATCATCGGCAAGGTGTGCGAGCTCATCAACGAGGTCAAGGAGTCCTGGACGGAGGAGGCCGACTTTGAGCCTGCCGCCAAGAAGCCCCGCTCTGCCCCCGGCGAGAACCCCGCAGCTCAGGAGGACGACCGGCTTGGGAAGAACGAAGTCTACGATTATCTGCAGGAGCCCCTCTTCCAGGCCACCCCTGATCTCTTCCAGTACTGGTCGTGCGTGACCCAAAAGCACACGAAACTCGCCAAGCTCGCCTTCTGGCTCCTGGCCGTTCCAGCCGTGGGGGCCAGGAGCGGGTGTGTAAATATGTGTGAACAAGCACTTCTAATCAAAAGGAGGCGACTGCTCAGTCCAGAAGATATGAACAAACtcatgtttctgaaatccaaCATGCTTTAAGACTtccagatgaaaaaaaaagagaaagagaagagaacgttagaaaaacaaaaaaccccacaacactgtcgcaaagaaaaggaattttaagTTCTAAACACTGTGGACCTCATTATAAATGCCCCCCTTGGAAACTTAAGTGCTTtttacagtgtgtgtgtgcatgtgtgtgcacacccaTGCGTGCGCACCATGGGCGTGAGCGGCTCTGTGCTCACCTCCATGGCCGCGGAAGTgtcacacacgcatgcacacatacTGCCCTGGTGCATGTACACACGCCTGCTTGTGGGCGCGTGGGCATTAAACTGGGTGTGTCAGGAAAGCTGAGTGGGAAAGAGGGAAGGTGCTTCACCTCCTTTTCTCAGTAAGGGGGCTTTAAAAGACTCCATTTTCAGGTGTGCAGATTGGTAGAAAGCTGATGTTGTAAAACGTTCAGGCAGCTGAGATCTGAAGTGACTTGACGCTCTCTGTCCTTCACCCCATGGTCCCCCTTTGccctccatccccttccccaggccTTCCTGACCCTAATGCACCCGCCTCTCCCCAGCTGCCCTGCCATGGATTCTCCAAACTGCATCAGATGGACAGCTTCTGCACTGGACTTGGTTCTCGTTCACCTTCAGGGCATTGAGCTGCTGCCTTCATGACACTCTTGGGTGTCACAGGGCAGCCGCCTTAGAAACACACCTATCTATCTCCCCAAATCAGGAAAGGAGACTTTCAGAATATAAAGCTGaccttttgctttttaatataagatagaaaaaaaaaaagacatttttcaaagaagtaTAGATACTGTCTCCAttccttaataatttttttcctaacattttagcagtttttaccttttattttgtttcaaatttgATTTAGACTCTGCTAGGAGGCACTGAATGTCTATAACTTATGTTTtggagggttgtttttttttttctggtttttgatTGCCCTTTTTGTTCCTCAAGTCACACTGTAAACTAGCTCATCTCAGTGGTAGATTTAATATCCTAAGGTTTTTATTAGCCTTCCCTGGACAGTCCGGTTTTCATGTATTCAAACAGCCAAGACCATGAACTCGGCTGTGCTGTTTGAGACCAGGAGTGGGGTCAGAGTCACGGGTTTCACAGACGTGGGGTTCAGTGGAAGCCATAGGGGAACATGTGGCTTGGGAGTGCTCCTGAATGTAGGCAGAAGACCGCCCTCCTGGCTCGCTGTGTCTGGTACTGCGAATGTCTTGATTTCTATACCCAGAGTGCATTACACTACTCGCCATGTCACTGACCCTTCCAGCTCAGCAGGGACTCTTGAGTTGATCCACATTCACATTCATCACACCTCAGACCgacagcctcctctccctccccaggaccCTGGGGATTCCCGTGGTTCCATTGTCCACAGCCCTGGGGGTCCCCACACAAGCCTCAGCCCTCCTTCTAGGACAGTAGTTGAGCCCGGTGCCTTGTGGGCCAAATGACGGATGTTTTGAGGGTGGAATGGCATTAGGTCACATTCAACTTAACGCTGTGAAAGATGTTTCTAGGCTTTTCTCTCCACGAGCAGTTTAAAGTTCTACACACTCAGCCCAAATGCCAACAGGGTGACCCTTTCCCCTCACCAGAGGCGGTTCCGTCAGGATCAGTGCTCAacttcccaccccacctctcaGCGAAGAGAGTGCTGGTGGTCCCACATCCCCCCTGCCCCCCCGGTGCCTGTGACTGGGATAGAGATGGTTACACCAAGGGCTTCAGGCTGAGAATGACCATCATCATGGGAGGCTGTTTGCAAAGGCACATTCTACCATCCTGGGGGTTGACTTAAGTCCTCTCCATCCCTTCCTAGTAATAAAGCATTATTCAACTGCGAGATACCTCGACTACAAAAAGCACTGTACAACAGCCCTCTCTTCCCAGTCCGTGACAGTTAAGTTGGAGAAGTAAAGTTGACTTAAAAACTCAAGGCTTAGGATTGTGGACCAGAACACTGTCCCAGATGCCAAGCATGCTCGCTTTGCCTCATGAGAGCTAACCTGAGTCTTGGACACATTGAAATGCATCACAGTGGGCCATTTCCACATTCACTCCAGCAAGCCATGGTCTCAGGAAGCACCATGACATTTCCTCTCCCGGAGAAGTTCACAGGTGTTAATTCCACGGCACTTCCAACTGGGGTCACGCCGTCAGAAGATAAGGGGCCAGTGGATGGTCACCTAATGTCCTAGAGACTATGGGAGCGTCAGCAAACTTTGATGAGACCTTTGGGGGCATTCCAGAAGGTGGTTGCCAGGCTGCTGACGGTGACATGCCTACAGCAAAAGGCCTCCAGCTCTGCTTTGCTGCCGGGGAAGAGTCCTCATCCTGGCACTTTGATCCACACAAGGAGGATGAAAGCTGCCCATATTGTGTGGTCCGTGGGAGCCCGTCCTCCTCCTGAGAGCAGAGCTGTACTGGTGTTGCCCCATTATTGGGCTACTCGCTTAGAAAACAGGCATTTCGCTTTCTCGCAAGGCCATCGGGACCAAGCCCAAATATGTGTTCTTCTCTTTGGAACGTGGGATGTCTGCCCCCCCAGCATGAAATTTCGAGTACGTTGTACTGAATTCCAGGTGTCTAGTCATATGTGTCACCTCCTgctctgtttgttcttttttcccaccTCAGTTCAGTCCTTAGCACTTGGCTTGCTCTGCAGGTTTGATGTGAGTGCTGCTAGGTACTCTGAAAGCTGTCTCCCGCGGCTGCCTCATCCAGGTATGGGAATAAGGTGGCAGGAAGTCATTTCTCTCTTGCAGCCTCTGGTTCTTCAGAAACTGTCTTCGCCAACACGAAAGGCTGTACCAAGGTGCCCCCTCTGCTTTCTCATGTAGGCGGTTCCCATAGGGCAAACCCTGCTGTGATGAACAGCTTAATAAAACCCAAAGATCTCACAGGTCCAGCCACTGGCCCCTTATCTCTAGCAATATCCACCTTATCCAAATTCTAGCTCAGCCAAAGGATTGAGGTCGCCTCTTCCAGTTCATTTCCCAACACCCAACCTGGCATTGACCTTCAGAAGGACTTTGTCTTCTGCCTCCCAGCTCTGTGACCACTATAGGACCTCACAGCTCAAGGTGGTTGCCTGCGGACTTGGACCCAACTTGTCTAAACCACGTGATTCCCAGGACAGAACTGGACCTTGTGCTGACATACAGAGATGccagaggggaggcagagaaAACACCTCCACTCTGCGGAGTCTTCCCCGTCATCTGAGGTCAGTTGGCTTCACCACCAAAGCCCAAGCCAAGGACCACAGCCTTGTGGGCGGTCCTTCAGGTTTGGGGTAACTGGGGGTCTCAGCTCCGCCAAGAGCAGCAGTGCCATCCCAGCAGAAAGCCACCTGCTGCATCCACCAGCAAGGATGCTTTGCCACCAGCCTGCCTGACAGCCTCACGCCTGGCATTCGGGGATTGGCTCTGGGCTGGGAAAAGGGTGCTGTGGTTTCTTGGTGAGGAGAGGACAGTCCGATGACGCAGTTGAGAAGTTCTGGGTCTCCAGGTTTGTAGGAAGGACTTTGACACCAGCTCAGCTGGTGGGCTGGTGAGTGTCCTGTCCTTCGGTTTGCTCCTTTGTCTCCTGCACTTCCAAGAAACACCAGAGAAAAACTCTGCAAGGCGTGTTTTCCACTGTGAAGCTGAACCTCTGCCTTTAGGGGTCCCCTGGGCTTGCCCCTGGACTTGGACTAGACCCCTATGGAAAGTGGGCACCTGAAGAGCTGTCGGCGATGCAGCGCACACTCACAGGGGCCCCAGGTTCACGAGAAAGGTTTGGAGTGAAGCTGGGGTGTGGGTAGAGGAGGGACGTCCTGTGAGAAATGGCCCAGGAGGGGACAGTAGCTGGATATCGTCATCACGACGAATGTGCTTGTAGAGACGGGAGGAGGAGGTGCCCGGGGCACGGCCGGCAGCCTCCTCCCGCCCCAGGGAGCTGGGGCGAGTTCATAGCTCTGCCCTTGTTTTGGGAACAGCGACAGCACCCCTGTCCCTGGGATATACCTGAGGGAGGGCTTCTGGAAAAGCTGATGGGTTAGATGGAAGCGAGAGGCGAAGTAAGGCTCAGGCTGTCCCCTGGAGACAGTAGGTGGGGGAGCTCCTGCCTCAGCCCTgccagccccgccccagcccctgtATCCAGCTGGGCCAGTGGGAGAACTGGGAAGGGGCCTGCCCCCTCTTCACTGTGGCTAATGTTTGCTAGGCCAGTTATGGTGAACCAATGATACAGTGTTTTCCCTCTTATGTTTCCCTCCCGGTTTCCTCTTTTCAGGGTTCTCTGGAGGATTTTGTTGCTGtcgttgttgggtttttttcttcctctctcgtTTGGGTTTGAGGATCATGTGGAGCCCGGCCTTTCCCTGAAGGGAGGGGCCCTGTGGTTTCTGTGCGAAGAGGCACCTGCTCCCGCTTGGATGAGGGTGAAGGCGTCGGGTTGCTGTCTGTTGTATTCtccttccccccccccaccaccaccaccatgggCGCCGCTGTAAAGATTCACCTCCTG encodes:
- the ZNF618 gene encoding zinc finger protein 618 isoform X4, producing the protein MNQPGGAAAPQADGASAAGRKSTASRERLKRSQKTTKVEGPEAVPAEASLSAEQGTMTEVKVKTELPDDYIQEVIWQGEAKEEKKAVGKDGTGDVPAEICVVIGGVRNQQTLGSYECGICGKKYKYYNCFQTHVRAHRDTEATSGEGASQGNNFRYTCDICGKKYKYYSCFQEHRDLHAVDVFSVEGAPENRADPFDQGVVATDEVKEEPPEPFQKIGPMNSITSEIFKKKEVRQCQKRETGNYTCEFCGKQYKYYTPYQEHVALHAPISTAPGWEPPDDPDTGSECSHPEVSPSPRFVAAKTQTNQSGKKAPASVVRCATLLHRTPPATQTQTFRTPNSGSPASKATAESAFSRRVEGKAQNHFEETNSSSQNSSEPYTCGACGIQFQFYNNLLEHMQSHAADNENNIASNQSRSPPAVVEEKWKPQAQRNSANNTTSSGLTPNSMIPEKERQNIAERLLRVMCADLGALSVVSGKEFLKLAQTLVDSGARYGAFSVTEILGNFNTLALKHLPRMYNQVKVKVTCALGSNACLGIGVTCHSQSVGPDSCYILTAYQAEGNHIKSYVLGVKGADIRDSGDLVHHWVQNVLSEFVMSEIRTVYVTDCRVSASAFSKAGMCLRCSACALNSVVQSVLSKRTLQARSMHEVIELLNVCEDLAGSTGLAKETFGSLEETSPPPCWNSVTDSLLLVHERYEQICEFYSRAKKMNLIQSLNKHLLSNLAAILTPVKQAVIELSNESQPTLQLVLPTYVRLEKLFTAKANDAGTVSKLCHLFLEALKENFKVHPAHKVAMILDPQQKLRPVPPYQHEEIIGKVCELINEVKESWTEEADFEPAAKKPRSAPGENPAAQEDDRLGKNEVYDYLQEPLFQATPDLFQYWSCVTQKHTKLAKLAFWLLAVPAVGARSGCVNMCEQALLIKRRRLLSPEDMNKLMFLKSNML
- the ZNF618 gene encoding zinc finger protein 618 isoform X11 is translated as MNQPGGAAAPQADGASAAGRKSTASRERLKRSQKTTKVEGPEAVPAEASLSAEQGTMTEVKVKTELPDDYIQEVIWQGEAKEEKKAVGKDGTGDVPAEICVVIGGVRNQQTLGSYECGICGKKYKYYNCFQTHVRAHRDTEATSGEGASQGNNFRYTCDICGKKYKYYSCFQEHRDLHAVDVFSVEGAPENRADPFDQGVVATDEVKEEPPEPFQKIGPMNSITSEIFKKKEVRQCQKRETGNYTCEFCGKQYKYYTPYQEHVALHAPITESAFSRRVEGKAQNHFEETNSSSQNSSEPYTCGACGIQFQFYNNLLEHMQSHAADNENNIASNQSRSPPAVVEEKWKPQAQRNSANNTTSSGLTPNSMIPEKERQNIAERLLRVMCADLGALSVVSGKEFLKLAQTLVDSGARYGAFSVTEILGNFNTLALKHLPRMYNQVKVKVTCALGSNACLGIGVTCHSQSVGPDSCYILTAYQAEGNHIKSYVLGVKGADIRDSGDLVHHWVQNVLSEFVMSEIRTVYVTDCRVSASAFSKAGMCLRCSACALNSVVQSVLSKRTLQARSMHEVIELLNVCEDLAGSTGLAKETFGSLEETSPPPCWNSVTDSLLLVHERYEQICEFYSRAKKMNLIQSLNKHLLSNLAAILTPVKQAVIELSNESQPTLQLVLPTYVRLEKLFTAKANDAGTVSKLCHLFLEALKENFKVHPAHKVAMILDPQQKLRPVPPYQHEEIIGKVCELINEVKESWTEEADFEPAAKKPRSAPGENPAAQEDDRLGKNEVYDYLQEPLFQATPDLFQYWSCVTQKHTKLAKLAFWLLAVPAVGARSGCVNMCEQALLIKRRRLLSPEDMNKLMFLKSNML
- the ZNF618 gene encoding zinc finger protein 618 isoform X10; translated protein: MNQPGGAAAPQADGASAAGRKSTASRERLKRSQKTTKVEGPEAVPAEASLSAEQGTMTEVKVKTELPDDYIQEVIWQGEAKEEKKAVGKDGTGDVPAEICVVIGGVRNQQTLGSYECGICGKKYKYYNCFQTHVRAHRDTEATSGEGASQGNNFRYTCDICGKKYKYYSCFQEHRDLHAVDVFSVEGAPENRADPFDQGVVATDEVKEEPPEPFQKIGPMNSITSEIFKKKEVRQCQKRETGNYTCEFCGKQYKYYTPYQEHVALHAPIKSAFSRRVEGKAQNHFEETNSSSQNSSETASPLISNPFPLLQKPYTCGACGIQFQFYNNLLEHMQSHAADNENNIASNQSRSPPAVVEEKWKPQAQRNSANNTTSSGLTPNSMIPEKERQNIAERLLRVMCADLGALSVVSGKEFLKLAQTLVDSGARYGAFSVTEILGNFNTLALKHLPRMYNQVKVKVTCALGSNACLGIGVTCHSQSVGPDSCYILTAYQAEGNHIKSYVLGVKGADIRDSGDLVHHWVQNVLSEFVMSEIRTVYVTDCRVSASAFSKAGMCLRCSACALNSVVQSVLSKRTLQARSMHEVIELLNVCEDLAGSTGLAKETFGSLEETSPPPCWNSVTDSLLLVHERYEQICEFYSRAKKMNLIQSLNKHLLSNLAAILTPVKQAVIELSNESQPTLQLVLPTYVRLEKLFTAKANDAGTVSKLCHLFLEALKENFKVHPAHKVAMILDPQQKLRPVPPYQHEEIIGKVCELINEVKESWTEEADFEPAAKKPRSAPGENPAAQEDDRLGKNEVYDYLQEPLFQATPDLFQYWSCVTQKHTKLAKLAFWLLAVPAVGARSGCVNMCEQALLIKRRRLLSPEDMNKLMFLKSNML
- the ZNF618 gene encoding zinc finger protein 618 isoform X20; amino-acid sequence: MNSITSEIFKKKEVRQCQKRETGNYTCEFCGKQYKYYTPYQEHVALHAPISTAPGWEPPDDPDTGSECSHPEVSPSPRFVAAKTQTNQSGKKAPASVVRCATLLHRTPPATQTQTFRTPNSGSPASKATAAESAFSRRVEGKAQNHFEETNSSSQNSSETASPLISNPFPLLQKPYTCGACGIQFQFYNNLLEHMQSHAADNENNIASNQSRSPPAVVEEKWKPQAQRNSANNTTSSGLTPNSMIPEKERQNIAERLLRVMCADLGALSVVSGKEFLKLAQTLVDSGARYGAFSVTEILGNFNTLALKHLPRMYNQVKVKVTCALGSNACLGIGVTCHSQSVGPDSCYILTAYQAEGNHIKSYVLGVKGADIRDSGDLVHHWVQNVLSEFVMSEIRTVYVTDCRVSASAFSKAGMCLRCSACALNSVVQSVLSKRTLQARSMHEVIELLNVCEDLAGSTGLAKETFGSLEETSPPPCWNSVTDSLLLVHERYEQICEFYSRAKKMNLIQSLNKHLLSNLAAILTPVKQAVIELSNESQPTLQLVLPTYVRLEKLFTAKANDAGTVSKLCHLFLEALKENFKVHPAHKVAMILDPQQKLRPVPPYQHEEIIGKVCELINEVKESWTEEADFEPAAKKPRSAPGENPAAQEDDRLGKNEVYDYLQEPLFQATPDLFQYWSCVTQKHTKLAKLAFWLLAVPAVGARSGCVNMCEQALLIKRRRLLSPEDMNKLMFLKSNML
- the ZNF618 gene encoding zinc finger protein 618 isoform X9 gives rise to the protein MNQPGGAAAPQADGASAAGRKSTASRERLKRSQKTTKVEGPEAVPAEASLSAEQGTMTEVKVKTELPDDYIQEVIWQGEAKEEKKAVGKDGTGDVPAEICVVIGGVRNQQTLGSYECGICGKKYKYYNCFQTHVRAHRDTEATSGEGASQGNNFRYTCDICGKKYKYYSCFQEHRDLHAVDVFSVEGAPENRADPFDQGVVATDEVKEEPPEPFQKIGPMNSITSEIFKKKEVRQCQKRETGNYTCEFCGKQYKYYTPYQEHVALHAPITESAFSRRVEGKAQNHFEETNSSSQNSSETASPLISNPFPLLQKPYTCGACGIQFQFYNNLLEHMQSHAADNENNIASNQSRSPPAVVEEKWKPQAQRNSANNTTSSGLTPNSMIPEKERQNIAERLLRVMCADLGALSVVSGKEFLKLAQTLVDSGARYGAFSVTEILGNFNTLALKHLPRMYNQVKVKVTCALGSNACLGIGVTCHSQSVGPDSCYILTAYQAEGNHIKSYVLGVKGADIRDSGDLVHHWVQNVLSEFVMSEIRTVYVTDCRVSASAFSKAGMCLRCSACALNSVVQSVLSKRTLQARSMHEVIELLNVCEDLAGSTGLAKETFGSLEETSPPPCWNSVTDSLLLVHERYEQICEFYSRAKKMNLIQSLNKHLLSNLAAILTPVKQAVIELSNESQPTLQLVLPTYVRLEKLFTAKANDAGTVSKLCHLFLEALKENFKVHPAHKVAMILDPQQKLRPVPPYQHEEIIGKVCELINEVKESWTEEADFEPAAKKPRSAPGENPAAQEDDRLGKNEVYDYLQEPLFQATPDLFQYWSCVTQKHTKLAKLAFWLLAVPAVGARSGCVNMCEQALLIKRRRLLSPEDMNKLMFLKSNML